DNA from Diabrotica undecimpunctata isolate CICGRU unplaced genomic scaffold, icDiaUnde3 ctg00001572.1, whole genome shotgun sequence:
ctaatgcatccgtcatcctcttaaacatgactttcaacaacaccagtaatttacatcttttatatccaatattaaataattatagaaaaaatatttttaaatcccaacacctggattgctgttatcattttaacatcatcaaagttttttaatcttttggctgtagtaatataatgtttaactaacactgtttcatggttcattgacattttgtttttgacaccgttcatgggtattttatcaatcagtttttccagccgtagtccgtttgaagaggtttactctccggacactggaactcacttaagcatgggtgtatgttacctgaagtaaaatctaattaaaatattaaacatcatataatattatcaacaacatgtacaatctttggtaacacattacattttaaagggtttttacccaaatattttggtggctcaggcatggtaacctgtaagtataaccattttattgttttttaaccttagtcaaaattttaaaccacgtttgctgtaattaaatggtttatacttattttaggtattttaacctgatgatggaacagttgttccgaaaacgttcgtgcttgtaatgttgcccttttaagggtttttataaaataaaatatacccacatacaaagactaacctcttttgttatacgtggtatacagccagctacaggaattattttccttgtggattttttttagagtttattttcTCCGCGGACTTTGCCTTTTCTTAATGTACCTCTTCCAATCTTGGCTGCTCAACCTACGGTTCACTACCACAATTACCGGCCTCTGTCCTGCAGCTGGCCTGTCAACGTTCAGTATGTCATCGAACTCCTCTACCCATTTAGAAATCACCTTATTTTCTTTCCTGAGAAAACTGGTATCTATAACTGCTTTGTTTGTATTTCTCTACAGCAATATTTTTCTGTCTAAGCTTTCCTTGCGTTCATCGCCATCATccacatttatttttttattttattctcccATTACCTCCCTTGCAGTTACTTCCATTACCGTCTTATTCGTCCTTTTACCCACATGAATGGAACTTGGGTTACGATTAAATCCCACCTGCAAAATTTCGTTTAAGGGAGGGTGGGGCACTATGAGACGAAATTCAATGTAAAAAAAGCCATGAATCATTCAGCAGCATTGTAATATGCCTTAAATGGCTGATAAACAGTCACATCAAGTGGTTGCAGTTTGTTACTACAGTGAGGAGGTAATGTAACAATAGTCACTCCATTTTCTTTGGCAAGGTTTAATGTTGGAACAGTCAAATGAATTTCATGGTTGTCAAATATAAGACACGTAGGGTTCTCATTTGTGGACCCACTGTGTTTTATAAAGTGTTCCATAACTTTAACAAACTCCTCTCCATTCATCCAGCCATTGTTAGTGGCCAATCCCAGAGTCCCTGGAGGAGCACCACTGATCATGTGCTCTTTGAAATTTTTTCTTGGGAAAATCATTGCCGGAGGTAAACTATTTCCAGAAGCGCTTACTCTGCAGCATGTTGTAACGAGCACTCCTCTTTCCCCACTGGTACATTTGCTTACCTGTTTACTACCCTTAGGTGCCAGTACTTTTATTGGTTTATGAACAGTTGTTGTTGCAGTCTCATCTAAATTGTAGATGCGCATTCCATGAGAAAAACAGTCTGAACGGTCATACACAGACTTTAAGTTGTGGAAGAAAATACCAACGTTATGTTTGTTGAAAGATGTAGCCCTTGACAAACTACATGCTTCTGGTTGACGTATCCGCAACTGTGGATGGCGCTTTAAAAAACCCTGCATCCAGTCAATCGTTGAAAGTAGAAAATTTT
Protein-coding regions in this window:
- the LOC140431647 gene encoding uncharacterized protein — its product is MQGFLKRHPQLRIRQPEACSLSRATSFNKHNVGIFFHNLKSVYDRSDCFSHGMRIYNLDETATTTVHKPIKVLAPKGSKQVSKCTSGERGVLVTTCCRVSASGNSLPPAMIFPRKNFKEHMISGAPPGTLGLATNNGWMNGEEFVKVMEHFIKHSGSTNENPTCLIFDNHEIHLTVPTLNLAKENGVTIVTLPPHCSNKLQPLDVTVYQPFKAYYNAAE